The Halorubrum salinarum genome segment CCCGAACACCGTACCGAAAAGCAGCAGCGACGGCACGGTGCCGAGGCCGAGGGCGCCGAGCGCGACCGTTCCCCCGAGCGCGCTCCCCTGAACGAACGCGTAGAGGAAGGCCGGGTACAGGAGCGGGCACGGGAGAAAGCCGTGCGCCGCCCCCAGACCGACGATCCGCCAGTCTCCGACCCACGCGTCGACGCGGGCGACGATCCGGTCGCTCACCGCGCTCGCCGCCCGGTCGAACCCCGGTATCGGGACGGACTCCAGCCGGAGGCGGAGCGCGTAGCGCGCGCCGACGGCGATGATCACTCCGCCGACGAAGATGCCGGTGAGCGCGTGGACGTCGTCGGCGACGCCGGTGACCGTCCGCCCCGTGACGAACGCGAGGCTGCCGGCGAGACCGAAGGCCCCGCCGAGGGTCGCGTAGCTCGCCGTGCGTCCGAGGTTGAAGAGCGCGTGCTGGCGCACCTGGCGGAGGGTGAGGTCGTCGTCTCGCCCGCGACCGCCGCCGGCCTGCCCGGACCGCATCCGATCGGCGTAGGTGGTGACGAGCGGGCCACACATGCCGAGACAGTGCGCGCCGCCGAGCAGTCCGACGAGCAGGAAGACGCCGAGGCCGAGCGACTCGGTCGCGTACAGGGAGCCGCTCGGCTCACAGGTCGCCGTTCCGACGGCGTCGACGAGTCGAAGCGCCCCGGTATCGATGAGGACGTCCATACCGGATCAACGACCGCAAGGTCGCTAACCGATCTGGTGTGATCGGCGAACGGGCGCGAGCCCGGTTCACGCCGATCCCCTCGCCCGGCGCCCACGCCGTCACCCCTCGGCGTCGAGGAGCGAGTCGACCGTGCGGACAAAGCGGTCGACGAGCCGGTCGGGCAGCGACGGCGACACCTCGTCGAGGAGCGCGGCCGTCCGGTCCGGACGCGCCAGCGCGACGGTCATCGGCCGGTCGGGGGACTTCTCGACGATCCCGTGGTCCGCGAGCGTCGAGACGTGCCACGACACCGTGCTCTTCGCGAGGTCGAGGTCACCGGCGAGCGCCGCCGGCCGGGTTGGGCCGTCGGCGTGGAGCCTGACGACGATCTCGCGGGCCGTCTCCCGCCTGAGAAACGCGAGCGTCCGCCGGTCCCACGGATCGACCGCCGGATCGAAGTAGTGCGCGCGCCCGCCGATGCGTTCGACCGCGAGCTCGCCGTCCCGGACGAGCCGGCGGAGGTGGTACTGCGCCTGTCCGGTCGCGATGTCGAGCTCGCGGCCGATCCGGTTGAAGTGGACGCCGGGGGCGTCGCGGACGTGGCGTCGGATCCTGTCTCTGGTGTCCGCCATTTTCGGGGGATCGACCTACCCCCGCTCGGAATAAAAGGCGCCCGTGCGGTCTCTCGCTCTGGGAACGGCGGCGGGGCACGTCTTCTTGTCGGTCGGCTCCCAAGGGCCGGTGTGACGCAGTCGCTCTCGGGGTCGGTGTCGGCGCTCGCCGGATGGTCCGTGGAGGGGTCGCTGCCGATCCTGGCGGTCGTGGTCGCCGCCGGACTCGGGACGAGTCTCCTCTTCGCCGTCAGCCTCGCCGCCTACCGACGCCGCCGGCAGGCGCAGTACCGACTGATCTCCCTCGCCGTCGGCGCGCTCCTGGCTCGGTCGGTGGTCGGCGTCGGAACCGTTCTGGGAGCCGTGCCGATGCCGGTCCACCACCTCCTCGCGCACAGCCTGGACTTCCTCATCGCCGCGACCGTCCTCTATGCGGTGTACGCCCACGCGCCCGGCGCGGTCGGCGACGACGCCGCCTCGGACTGAGCCGAGCGACGCGCCTACCGGCCGACGCTCCCGCGGAGGCGTTCGACCGCGACGCCGACGCGGGGCCCGAACGCGACGGCGGCGACGGAGACGACGGTCCCGCCGACGGTCCACCCGACGAGCGAGGCCACCGCCCGCCCGGTCTGGACGAACCCGCCCTCCGGCGCGAAGGCGACGCCGATCACGTGCTCGAAGACGAGTCCCCGGAACGCACCGTTCGGGGAGAGCGCGACCGACCCGGCGATCCCGCCCGGCGACGCCCCGGCCGACAGCGATCGAAGCACCGCGAGGTCGCCGGCGAGAACGCCGCCGAGCAGCGCGAGGAGGGCGAGCGCGACCGCGCTCCGCCGGCTCGTCGCGACCGTCGACACCGCCGCCGAGAGCGCGAGGTACGCCGCGCCGAACGGCACGACGAGCGCGATGAAGCGGACGAAAAGCACCGGCGAGTCGACACCGGCGTGCGTCGCGAAGATGCCCGTGTCCGGCGCGGCGGTGAGCCACACGTAGGCGCCGACGAGCGCGAACGGGCCGCCCACGAGCGCGACGAGCGCGACCGTCCGGGCGAGCAGCACCCCGAAGACGTACCCGGTCGCGCTCACCGGATACGTCCGGATCACGCTGAGCTCCCCGCTCGCGGCGTCGGCGAACAGCGAGCGGTACCCGAGCACGACCGCCAGCAGCGGCACAAGCACCTCGGCGGGCAACAGCAGGTCGACGACCGCGGGCACGAACCCGGTCGCGCCGCCGCCCCCGACCGCGACGAGGCCGGCGAGGACGACAAGCAGCCCGGCAGCGAGAACGGCGTACCCGGGCGTCCGGCGCACCGTGACCAGCTCGCGCCGGAAGACGACCCACACGCCGCCGAACGGAGAGTTCACCGGTCGGACACCCCCGTGACGTGGACCGACTCGGCGTCGGCTCCGCCGCTCTCTCCGCCCTCCTCCGCCCCGCCGCCCGCGGGCGACGACGCCCCGTCGGTGCCGGCCGCGACCGCGCGGTACAGCGCCGCGACGTCGTCGACCCCCCGCTCGTCGAGGAGGCGCTCGCGGCGCCCGGCCGCGGCGATCCGGCCGCGGCGGAGGACGACGACCGCGTCGGCGTGGGCGTCGACGAGGTCGAGGTCGTGCGAGCTGACGACGACGGCGGCGTCGTCGCCCGCCCGCGCCGCCGCGCGGAACGCCCGCTCTCGCATCTCCGGGTCGAGCCCGCTCGTCGGCTCGTCGAGGACGACGACGTCCGGGTCGCCGAGCCTCGCCTGTGCGATCCCGAGCAACCGCCGCATCCCGCCGGAGAGGTCCGCGACCCGCTTCCCGGCCGCGTCCGAGAGCCCGACCGCCGCCAGCGCCGCGTCGGGGTCGCCGCCAGCGAGCGCCGCGTAGAACCCGAGGGTCTCTCGGGCGGTGAACCCGTCTCGGAACGGTACCCGCTGCGGGAGGTAGCCGACGCGCTTCTCCGACCCCGAGCGCGGACCGCCCTCGGGGTACCGGACCGTCCCCGCGGTGGGTTCGACCGCGCCGCTCAGGACCCCGAGCAGCGTCGACTTGCCGGAGCCGTTGGGACCGATGACGGCGGTGACGCCCGTCCCGACCGACAGTGAGACGTCGTCGAGCACCGCGACGCCGCCGTAGGTGCGCGTGACGCCGTCGAGCGCCGCGAGCGTGCGGTCGCTCATCCGGCCCCCTCCGCGGTCGCCGTGGCGTTCCCGTCCGCTCCGGCGGCGGAGCGCCACGACGACTCGACCGGGTCGCCGTCCGACTCCGCGACGGCGGCGAGCCGGTCGGGGTGATACGGTTCGGCCGCGGGCGCCGGATCGATGATGCTCCCCGAGCGCGCCCCGGGCACGGTCCCGCGGAGCGCGTCGAGCAGCCGCGCGGCGGGGGACCCACGCACCGTTACCGCGCTCACCGTCCGGTGGAGCGCCCCGTCGACCGGCGACGTCGGGCGGTACGCCCGTTCGCCAGGACCGCGCGGTCCGACGTTCGCGCCCTCCCAGAAGTTCCCCCGGCCGCCGTCGGCCCACACGCGCAGCGCGCCGGCCCCGGCCGCCGCGTGGTCCGCGTTGCCGACGAAGTCGTTGGCGACGACCCGACTGGAGGGGACGACCGTCGTCGCCCGCGCCCCGAGCTCGTTGCCGACGACGACGTTGTGCTCGTACAGCGACCCGCGGGCGCTCGTGGAGAAGCCGAGCTCGTTGTCGACGAGCGTGTTGTAGCCGACGTACGTCCGCGTTCCAGACGCCTGGATCCCCGCGCTGGAGTCGCGGACGTCGTTGCCGACGATCGCGTTCCCGGCCGGCCGCGTCATCACGGTCACCCCGGCGAACAGCTCATTTCGGAAGACGTTGTC includes the following:
- a CDS encoding sulfite exporter TauE/SafE family protein → MDVLIDTGALRLVDAVGTATCEPSGSLYATESLGLGVFLLVGLLGGAHCLGMCGPLVTTYADRMRSGQAGGGRGRDDDLTLRQVRQHALFNLGRTASYATLGGAFGLAGSLAFVTGRTVTGVADDVHALTGIFVGGVIIAVGARYALRLRLESVPIPGFDRAASAVSDRIVARVDAWVGDWRIVGLGAAHGFLPCPLLYPAFLYAFVQGSALGGTVALGALGLGTVPSLLLFGTVFGSMRLETRLRIHRVLGVAFVALGYVPLQHGLATLGVPLPHPPIPYYTPF
- a CDS encoding winged helix-turn-helix transcriptional regulator, whose protein sequence is MADTRDRIRRHVRDAPGVHFNRIGRELDIATGQAQYHLRRLVRDGELAVERIGGRAHYFDPAVDPWDRRTLAFLRRETAREIVVRLHADGPTRPAALAGDLDLAKSTVSWHVSTLADHGIVEKSPDRPMTVALARPDRTAALLDEVSPSLPDRLVDRFVRTVDSLLDAEG
- a CDS encoding DUF7471 family protein, with the protein product MTQSLSGSVSALAGWSVEGSLPILAVVVAAGLGTSLLFAVSLAAYRRRRQAQYRLISLAVGALLARSVVGVGTVLGAVPMPVHHLLAHSLDFLIAATVLYAVYAHAPGAVGDDAASD
- a CDS encoding copper ABC transporter permease, yielding MNSPFGGVWVVFRRELVTVRRTPGYAVLAAGLLVVLAGLVAVGGGGATGFVPAVVDLLLPAEVLVPLLAVVLGYRSLFADAASGELSVIRTYPVSATGYVFGVLLARTVALVALVGGPFALVGAYVWLTAAPDTGIFATHAGVDSPVLFVRFIALVVPFGAAYLALSAAVSTVATSRRSAVALALLALLGGVLAGDLAVLRSLSAGASPGGIAGSVALSPNGAFRGLVFEHVIGVAFAPEGGFVQTGRAVASLVGWTVGGTVVSVAAVAFGPRVGVAVERLRGSVGR
- a CDS encoding ABC transporter ATP-binding protein, which codes for MSDRTLAALDGVTRTYGGVAVLDDVSLSVGTGVTAVIGPNGSGKSTLLGVLSGAVEPTAGTVRYPEGGPRSGSEKRVGYLPQRVPFRDGFTARETLGFYAALAGGDPDAALAAVGLSDAAGKRVADLSGGMRRLLGIAQARLGDPDVVVLDEPTSGLDPEMRERAFRAAARAGDDAAVVVSSHDLDLVDAHADAVVVLRRGRIAAAGRRERLLDERGVDDVAALYRAVAAGTDGASSPAGGGAEEGGESGGADAESVHVTGVSDR